In one window of Balaenoptera musculus isolate JJ_BM4_2016_0621 chromosome 10, mBalMus1.pri.v3, whole genome shotgun sequence DNA:
- the LMF2 gene encoding lipase maturation factor 2 isoform X1, with protein sequence MAGSRLPRQLFLQGVAAVFMFAFASLYTQIPGLYGPEGILPARRTLRPQGKGRWPQLWETPTLLWETPLLGLDTAQGLELLSLLGTLLALGALLLHQLRHFLVYLLLWAAYLSAYQVGQVFLYFQWDSLLLETGFLALLVAPLRLPPRHKHAQGRLAGVLPHEDLPFWLVRWLLFRLMFASGVVKLTSRCPAWWGLTALTYHFETQCLPTPASWFAHHLPVWLHKLSVVATFLIEIAVPPLFFAPVRRLRLAAFYSQVLLQVLIIITGNYNFFNLLTLVLTTALLDDAHLAGNSRRKKTPSSWPKALLALLALLLELAVYGLLAFGVVYCFGLEVDWEQHSVHSKTTFTFHQFSQWLKMVTLPTMWLGAASLAWELLTALWRWTQVRGWLQKFCAAVQLSVFGMATVALFTISLVPYSYMEPSTHGRLWTGAHRLFGTVEHLQLAHSYGLFRRMTGLGGRPEVVLEGSYDGHHWTEIEFMYKPGNVSRAPPIVAPHQPRLDWQMWFAALGPHTHSPWFTSLVLRLLQGKEPVIRLIQNHAPRYPFHKQPPTYVRAQRYKYRFSKPGEQGQWWRRQWVEEFFPSVSLGDPTLDMLLGQFGLQDKSPPRPRSSSSTLAQALRWMRKQLSPLEAPALLWGLLGTVVAIRVMQALLGPRSSPRATEEKHRPAPPEDLVAASKQASPAPDVSSGSQTPRRKK encoded by the exons ATGGCTGGCTCCCGGCTCCCGCGGCAGCTCTTTCTCCAGGGCGTGGCCGCCGTCTTCATGTTCGCCTTCGCTTCCCTCTACACGCAGATCCCGG GCCTGTACGGCCCTGAGGGCATCCTGCCTGCACGGAGGACGCTGCGGCCGCAGGGAAAGGGACGCTGGCCGCAGCTGTGGGAGACCCCAACGCTGCTGTGGGAGACGCCGCTACTGGGGTTGGACACAGCACAGGGCCTGGAGCTGCTGAGCCTGCTGGGCACCCTGCTGGCCCTGGGAGCCCTGCTGCTGCACCAGCTGCGCCACTTCCTTGTCTACCTGCTGCTGTGGGCCGCCTACCTGTCTGCCTACCAG GTGGGCCAGGTGTTTCTTTATTTCCAGTG GGATTCCCTGCTGCTGGAGACTGGCTTCCTGGCCTTGTTGGTGGCCCCTCTGAGGCTGCCCCCGCGCCACAAGCATGCCCAGGGCAGGCTGGCAGGGGTCTTGCCCCACGAAGACCTCCCCTTCTGGCTCGTGCGCTGGCTGCTGTTTCGCCTCATGTTTGCCTCGGGTGTGGTCAAGCTGACCAGCCGTTGCCCCGCGTGGTGGGGGCTCACCG CCCTCACCTACCACTTCGAGACTCAGTGCTTGCCCACGCCCGCCTCCTGGTTTGCTCACCATCTGCCCGTCTGGCTGCACAAGCTCAGCGTCGTGGCCACCTTCCTCATCGAGATTGCAGTGCCCCCTCTGTTCTTCGCTCCTGTTCGCCGCCTGCGCTTGGCTGCCTTCTACTCCCAG GTCTTGCTGCAAGTCCTGATTATCATCACTGGCAATTATAACTTCTTCAACCTGCTCACCCTGGTGCTCACCACTGCCCTCCTGGATGACGCACACCTGGCTGGCAACAGCCGCCGCAAGAAGACGCCCTCCT CCTGGCCCAAGGCCCTGCTGGCCCTGCTGGCCCTGCTGCTGGAACTGGCCGTCTACGGGCTGCTGGCCTTTGGCGTGGTGTACTGCTTTGGCCTGGAAGTGGATTGGGAACAGCACAGCGTTCACTCCAAAACCA CCTTCACCTTCCACCAGTTCTCCCAGTGGCTGAAGATGGTCACCCTCCCCACCATGTGGCTGGGGGCTGCCTCCCTTGCCTGGGAACTGCTGACCGCCCTCTGGAG GTGGACCCAAGTGCGAGGGTGGCTGCAGAAGTTCTGTGCTGCAGTCCAGCTGTCCGTCTTTGGCATGGCCACGGTGGCTTTGTTCACGATCAGCCTG GTGCCATACTCCTACATGGAGCCCTCGACCCATGGGCGCCTCTGGACTGGGGCCCACCGCCTGTTTGGCACCGTGGAGCACCTGCAGCTGGCCCACTCCTACGGCCTCTTCCGCCGGATGACTGGTCTGGGTGGACGGCCCGAGGTGGTGCTCGAGGGCAGCTATGACGGGCACCACTGGACG GAAATCGAGTTCATGTACAAGCCCGGTAACGTGAGCCGGGCGCCCCCCATCGTGGCGCCCCACCAGCCGCGCCTCGATTGGCAGATGTGGTTCGCGGCCCTGGGCCCGCACACGCACAGTCCCTGGTTCACAAGCCTGGTCCTCCGCCTGCTGCAGGGCAAAGAGCCTG TGATCCGCCTCATCCAGAACCACGCGCCCAGGTACCCCTTCCACAAGCAGCCGCCCACTTACGTGCGGGCCCAGCGCTACAAGTACCGGTTCTCGAAGCCCGGGGAGCAGGG CCAGTGGTGGCGACGCCAGTGGGTGGAGGAATTTTTCCCGTCCGTGTCCTTGGGGGACCCGACGCTGGACATGCTGCTCGGGCAGTTTGGCCTTCAG GACAAGAGCCCGCCCCGACCCCGCAGCTCCAGCAGCACCCTGGCTCAGGCGCTCCGCTGGATGCGGAAACAGCTGTCTCCCCTGGaggcccctgccctgctctgggggctcctcggGACCGTGGTGGCCATTAGGGTCATGCAGGCCCTTCTGGGCCCCCGGTCCTCCCCTCGGGCCACGGAGGAGAAGCACAGGCCAGCCCCCCCGGAGGACTTGGTGGCTGCCAGCAAACAAGCTTCCCCAGCCCCCGACGTAAGCAGCGGTTCCCAGACTCCTCGGCGGAAAAAGTAA
- the LMF2 gene encoding lipase maturation factor 2 isoform X2, producing the protein MAGSRLPRQLFLQGVAAVFMFAFASLYTQIPGLYGPEGILPARRTLRPQGKGRWPQLWETPTLLWETPLLGLDTAQGLELLSLLGTLLALGALLLHQLRHFLVYLLLWAAYLSAYQVGQVFLYFQWDSLLLETGFLALLVAPLRLPPRHKHAQGRLAGVLPHEDLPFWLVRWLLFRLMFASGVVKLTSRCPAWWGLTALTYHFETQCLPTPASWFAHHLPVWLHKLSVVATFLIEIAVPPLFFAPVRRLRLAAFYSQVLLQVLIIITGNYNFFNLLTLVLTTALLDDAHLAGNSRRKKTPSSWPKALLALLALLLELAVYGLLAFGVVYCFGLEVDWEQHSVHSKTTFTFHQFSQWLKMVTLPTMWLGAASLAWELLTALWRWTQVRGWLQKFCAAVQLSVFGMATVALFTISLVPYSYMEPSTHGRLWTGAHRLFGTVEHLQLAHSYGLFRRMTGLGGRPEVVLEGSYDGHHWTEIEFMYKPGNVSRAPPIVAPHQPRLDWQMWFAALGPHTHSPWFTSLVLRLLQGKEPVIRLIQNHAPRYPFHKQPPTYVRAQRYKYRFSKPGEQGTRARPDPAAPAAPWLRRSAGCGNSCLPWRPLPCSGGSSGPWWPLGSCRPFWAPGPPLGPRRRSTGQPPRRTWWLPANKLPQPPT; encoded by the exons ATGGCTGGCTCCCGGCTCCCGCGGCAGCTCTTTCTCCAGGGCGTGGCCGCCGTCTTCATGTTCGCCTTCGCTTCCCTCTACACGCAGATCCCGG GCCTGTACGGCCCTGAGGGCATCCTGCCTGCACGGAGGACGCTGCGGCCGCAGGGAAAGGGACGCTGGCCGCAGCTGTGGGAGACCCCAACGCTGCTGTGGGAGACGCCGCTACTGGGGTTGGACACAGCACAGGGCCTGGAGCTGCTGAGCCTGCTGGGCACCCTGCTGGCCCTGGGAGCCCTGCTGCTGCACCAGCTGCGCCACTTCCTTGTCTACCTGCTGCTGTGGGCCGCCTACCTGTCTGCCTACCAG GTGGGCCAGGTGTTTCTTTATTTCCAGTG GGATTCCCTGCTGCTGGAGACTGGCTTCCTGGCCTTGTTGGTGGCCCCTCTGAGGCTGCCCCCGCGCCACAAGCATGCCCAGGGCAGGCTGGCAGGGGTCTTGCCCCACGAAGACCTCCCCTTCTGGCTCGTGCGCTGGCTGCTGTTTCGCCTCATGTTTGCCTCGGGTGTGGTCAAGCTGACCAGCCGTTGCCCCGCGTGGTGGGGGCTCACCG CCCTCACCTACCACTTCGAGACTCAGTGCTTGCCCACGCCCGCCTCCTGGTTTGCTCACCATCTGCCCGTCTGGCTGCACAAGCTCAGCGTCGTGGCCACCTTCCTCATCGAGATTGCAGTGCCCCCTCTGTTCTTCGCTCCTGTTCGCCGCCTGCGCTTGGCTGCCTTCTACTCCCAG GTCTTGCTGCAAGTCCTGATTATCATCACTGGCAATTATAACTTCTTCAACCTGCTCACCCTGGTGCTCACCACTGCCCTCCTGGATGACGCACACCTGGCTGGCAACAGCCGCCGCAAGAAGACGCCCTCCT CCTGGCCCAAGGCCCTGCTGGCCCTGCTGGCCCTGCTGCTGGAACTGGCCGTCTACGGGCTGCTGGCCTTTGGCGTGGTGTACTGCTTTGGCCTGGAAGTGGATTGGGAACAGCACAGCGTTCACTCCAAAACCA CCTTCACCTTCCACCAGTTCTCCCAGTGGCTGAAGATGGTCACCCTCCCCACCATGTGGCTGGGGGCTGCCTCCCTTGCCTGGGAACTGCTGACCGCCCTCTGGAG GTGGACCCAAGTGCGAGGGTGGCTGCAGAAGTTCTGTGCTGCAGTCCAGCTGTCCGTCTTTGGCATGGCCACGGTGGCTTTGTTCACGATCAGCCTG GTGCCATACTCCTACATGGAGCCCTCGACCCATGGGCGCCTCTGGACTGGGGCCCACCGCCTGTTTGGCACCGTGGAGCACCTGCAGCTGGCCCACTCCTACGGCCTCTTCCGCCGGATGACTGGTCTGGGTGGACGGCCCGAGGTGGTGCTCGAGGGCAGCTATGACGGGCACCACTGGACG GAAATCGAGTTCATGTACAAGCCCGGTAACGTGAGCCGGGCGCCCCCCATCGTGGCGCCCCACCAGCCGCGCCTCGATTGGCAGATGTGGTTCGCGGCCCTGGGCCCGCACACGCACAGTCCCTGGTTCACAAGCCTGGTCCTCCGCCTGCTGCAGGGCAAAGAGCCTG TGATCCGCCTCATCCAGAACCACGCGCCCAGGTACCCCTTCCACAAGCAGCCGCCCACTTACGTGCGGGCCCAGCGCTACAAGTACCGGTTCTCGAAGCCCGGGGAGCAGGG GACAAGAGCCCGCCCCGACCCCGCAGCTCCAGCAGCACCCTGGCTCAGGCGCTCCGCTGGATGCGGAAACAGCTGTCTCCCCTGGaggcccctgccctgctctgggggctcctcggGACCGTGGTGGCCATTAGGGTCATGCAGGCCCTTCTGGGCCCCCGGTCCTCCCCTCGGGCCACGGAGGAGAAGCACAGGCCAGCCCCCCCGGAGGACTTGGTGGCTGCCAGCAAACAAGCTTCCCCAGCCCCCGACGTAA